From the Vespa velutina chromosome 16, iVesVel2.1, whole genome shotgun sequence genome, one window contains:
- the LOC124954975 gene encoding nuclear valosin-containing protein-like isoform X4: MHENENRVYIDVNEMADTLQRKYRDYRGKKRSAFRALVRKAYDELTEMFAKKSSRDWYAYEEDDDDDEVDVESDPQPAILGDVLLKMFKKSKGKQNGNSSDKELIDISSDDDVEKCDPKSDVKVEDSTVANKNLQENTNSQPVVQKSSDSKEERQLVQMSKNEVSIPKTQAETTTRKRQRDKENDSGQLPVTKRVKTIPITEPKVTFADVGGNDKVLKTVCKLLAHIKHPEIFKQLGISPLRGFLLHGPPGCGKTLLAHAIAGELAVPLLKVAAPELVAGVSGESEARIRELFDQGVAIAPCVLFLDEIDAVAPHRATAQREMERRIVAQLLSCLDELSTKDNGDRVLVIGATNRPDSLDPALRRAGRFDREVCLGIPDKDARAKILAVHTEKVALAPNISLSTIASLTPGFVGADLVALIREAAMAAVDRIFEDLNETVPAINISKSPEISEIDPQTDKEVPAFENSGNIVDDVTTVEAPTCIEDTVSSISKTQSENSNVGLEMDVIQEPSKSPELSSLLTWLRNEPPLSKEKLGTLCIEDSDFEVALRVVQPSAKREGFVTVPDVTWDDIGSLQDIRQELQMAILAPIRHAEQFAALGLSAATGVLLCGPPGCGKTLLAKAIANEAGINFISVKGPELLNMYVGESEKAVRQCFMRARNSAPCVIFFDELDALCPKRTEGDNSATSRVVNQMLTEMDGVESRQGVFLMAASNRPDIIDPAVLRPGRLDKILYVGLPTAADRVDILRALTKNGTKPKLAADINLGEVGYNEKCDGYTGADLASLIREAGIEALKELMIQYHTHPEICMRHIANAFEKVRPSVHEKEIKHYEKLRKQYSVKKDPEVTPMDTPLEAPIVDVVMEPMET; this comes from the exons ATGCATGAAAATGAAAACAGAGTATATATTGATGTAAATGAAATGGCTGATACCcttcaaagaaaatatcgtgACTATCGTGGAAAAAAGCGTAGCGCATTTAGAGCACTTGTACGTAAAGCATACGACGAACTTACTGAGATGTTTGCCAAAAAGTCTTCACGTGATTGGTATGCTTATGAGgaggatgacgatgatgatgaagtTGATGTTGAG TCAGATCCACAACCTGCAATATTAGgagatgtattattaaaaatgttcaagAAATCAAAGGGCAAGCAGAATGGAAATTCCAGTGACAAAGAACTTATAGATATTAGCAGTGATGATGACGTTGAAAAGTGTGATCCAAAGTCTGACGTAAAGGTGGAAGATTCTACAgttgcaaataaaaatttacaagaaaatacaaattctCAGCCAGTTGTACAAAAGTCCTCCGATTCTAAGGAGGAAAGACAATTGGTCCAAATG TCAAAGAATGAGGTTTCTATTCCTAAAACACAAGCAGAAACGACAACTaggaaaagacaaagagataaagaaaatgacagCGGACAATTACCAGTAACAAAAAGGGTAAAAACAATACCAATTACCGAACCAAAAGTAACATTCGCGGATGTCGGGGGAAATGATAAGGTTTTGAAAACAGTATGCAAATTATTAGCACACATAAAACATCCAGAGATATTTAAACAACTTGGCATATCTCCGTTAAGAGGATTTTTACTTCATGGTCCACCTGGTTGTGGAAAGACTTTACTGGCTCACGCTATTGCTGGA GAATTAGCAGTGCCTCTATTAAAAGTAGCAGCACCTGAACTGGTGGCTGGAGTATCGGGTGAAAGTGAAGCACGTATTAGAGAATTATTTGATCAAGGAGTTGCTATTGCACCGTGCGTACTTTTCCTGGATGAAATCGATGCTGTTGCGCCGCACAGAGCTACGGCTCAAAGAGAAATGGAACGAAGAATCGTAGCACAATTGTTATCGTGTTTAGATG aactaAGCACAAAAGATAATGGAGATAGAGTATTAGTTATAGGAGCAACAAATCGGCCAGATTCGTTAGATCCTGCGTTAAGAAGAGCAGGACGTTTCGATCGTGAAGTTTGTCTTGGTATACCGGATAAAGATGCAAGAGCAAAGATATTGGCAGTACATACAGAAAAAGTAGCTCTGGCTCCTAACATTAGTCTATCGACAATAGCTTCGCTTACACCCGGTTTTGTAGGAGCAGATCTCGTTGCTTTAATTAGAGAAGCTGCCATGGCTGCGGTGGATAG AATCTTTGAAGACTTGAATGAAACGGTACCagctattaatatttctaaatctcCAGAAATAAGTGAAATCGATCCTCAAACTGATAAAGAAGTTCCAGCGTTTGAAAATTCTGGAAATATAGTCGATGATGTTACGACTGTCGAGGCTCCAACGTGTATAGAAGATACCGTGTCGTCTATAAGTAAGACTCAATCAGAAAATTCCAATGTAGGATTAGAAATGGATGTAATCCAAGAACCATCAAAGTCTCCAGAATTATCGAGTTTACTTACCTGGTTACGAAACGAACCTCCtctttcgaaggaaaaattaGGAACTCTTTGCATTGAAGATAGTGATTTTGAAGTGGCACTTCGGGTGGTTCAACCTTCTgcgaagagagaaggatttGTTACTGTACCTGATGTCACATGGGATGATATCGGTTCATTACAAGATATTAGACAAGAATTACAAATGGCTattctt gctcCTATAAGACATGCCGAACAATTTGCAGCATTGGGTTTGAGTGCTGCTACGGGTGTATTATTGTGTGGTCCTCCGGGTTGTGGTAAAACATTATTAGCCAAGGCTATCGCAAATGAAGCCggtattaatttcatttccgTAAAAGGACCTGAACTTCTCAATATG TATGTTGGTGAAAGTGAGAAAGCTGTACGTCAATGTTTTATGAGAGCAAGAAATTCTGCTCCTTGTGTTATATTTTTCGACGAATTGGATGCATTGTGCCCTAAGAGGACAGAAGGCGACAATTCAGCCACGTCACGTGTTGTAAATCAGATGCTTACAGAAATGGATGGAGTTGAAAGTAGACAAGGAGTATTCTTAATGGCTGCTAGCAATCGTCCAGATATTATCGATCCTGCCGTATTAAGACCTGGAAGAttggataaaattttatacgtaGGATTACCAACTGCTGCAGATCGTGTTGATATTTTAAGAGCACTAACAAAG AATGGTACAAAACCAAAATTAGCTGCAGATATTAATTTGGGTGAAGTAGGATATAACGAAAAATGTGATGGTTACACTGGAGCCGATTTGGCATCTTTGATCAGAGAAGCTGGAATAGAAgcattaaaagaattaatgataCAGTATCACACACATCCAGAAATCTGTATGCGACATATCGCTAATGCGTTTGAAAAAGTGCGGCCGTCGGTTCATGAAAAA GAGATCAAACActatgaaaaattaagaaagcAATATTCAGTTAAAAAAGATCCTGAAGTAACACCTATGGATACACCGTTAGAAGCACCAATAGTGGATGTAGTTATGGAACCAATGGAAACATGA
- the LOC124954975 gene encoding nuclear valosin-containing protein-like isoform X1: MQKVGKLNSSIDIIPLQGSSGDYKSKNMDNKHKIENSHRFFKDQLLISRVQTYMHENENRVYIDVNEMADTLQRKYRDYRGKKRSAFRALVRKAYDELTEMFAKKSSRDWYAYEEDDDDDEVDVESDPQPAILGDVLLKMFKKSKGKQNGNSSDKELIDISSDDDVEKCDPKSDVKVEDSTVANKNLQENTNSQPVVQKSSDSKEERQLVQMSKNEVSIPKTQAETTTRKRQRDKENDSGQLPVTKRVKTIPITEPKVTFADVGGNDKVLKTVCKLLAHIKHPEIFKQLGISPLRGFLLHGPPGCGKTLLAHAIAGELAVPLLKVAAPELVAGVSGESEARIRELFDQGVAIAPCVLFLDEIDAVAPHRATAQREMERRIVAQLLSCLDELSTKDNGDRVLVIGATNRPDSLDPALRRAGRFDREVCLGIPDKDARAKILAVHTEKVALAPNISLSTIASLTPGFVGADLVALIREAAMAAVDRIFEDLNETVPAINISKSPEISEIDPQTDKEVPAFENSGNIVDDVTTVEAPTCIEDTVSSISKTQSENSNVGLEMDVIQEPSKSPELSSLLTWLRNEPPLSKEKLGTLCIEDSDFEVALRVVQPSAKREGFVTVPDVTWDDIGSLQDIRQELQMAILAPIRHAEQFAALGLSAATGVLLCGPPGCGKTLLAKAIANEAGINFISVKGPELLNMYVGESEKAVRQCFMRARNSAPCVIFFDELDALCPKRTEGDNSATSRVVNQMLTEMDGVESRQGVFLMAASNRPDIIDPAVLRPGRLDKILYVGLPTAADRVDILRALTKNGTKPKLAADINLGEVGYNEKCDGYTGADLASLIREAGIEALKELMIQYHTHPEICMRHIANAFEKVRPSVHEKEIKHYEKLRKQYSVKKDPEVTPMDTPLEAPIVDVVMEPMET; this comes from the exons ATGCAAAAGGttggaaaattaaattcatcgatTGATATCATTCCCTTACAAGGATCTAGTGGtgattataaatcaaaaaatatggACAATAAacacaaaatagaaaattctcaccgatttttcaaagatcaattattaatatctcgtGTTCAAACg TATATGCATGAAAATGAAAACAGAGTATATATTGATGTAAATGAAATGGCTGATACCcttcaaagaaaatatcgtgACTATCGTGGAAAAAAGCGTAGCGCATTTAGAGCACTTGTACGTAAAGCATACGACGAACTTACTGAGATGTTTGCCAAAAAGTCTTCACGTGATTGGTATGCTTATGAGgaggatgacgatgatgatgaagtTGATGTTGAG TCAGATCCACAACCTGCAATATTAGgagatgtattattaaaaatgttcaagAAATCAAAGGGCAAGCAGAATGGAAATTCCAGTGACAAAGAACTTATAGATATTAGCAGTGATGATGACGTTGAAAAGTGTGATCCAAAGTCTGACGTAAAGGTGGAAGATTCTACAgttgcaaataaaaatttacaagaaaatacaaattctCAGCCAGTTGTACAAAAGTCCTCCGATTCTAAGGAGGAAAGACAATTGGTCCAAATG TCAAAGAATGAGGTTTCTATTCCTAAAACACAAGCAGAAACGACAACTaggaaaagacaaagagataaagaaaatgacagCGGACAATTACCAGTAACAAAAAGGGTAAAAACAATACCAATTACCGAACCAAAAGTAACATTCGCGGATGTCGGGGGAAATGATAAGGTTTTGAAAACAGTATGCAAATTATTAGCACACATAAAACATCCAGAGATATTTAAACAACTTGGCATATCTCCGTTAAGAGGATTTTTACTTCATGGTCCACCTGGTTGTGGAAAGACTTTACTGGCTCACGCTATTGCTGGA GAATTAGCAGTGCCTCTATTAAAAGTAGCAGCACCTGAACTGGTGGCTGGAGTATCGGGTGAAAGTGAAGCACGTATTAGAGAATTATTTGATCAAGGAGTTGCTATTGCACCGTGCGTACTTTTCCTGGATGAAATCGATGCTGTTGCGCCGCACAGAGCTACGGCTCAAAGAGAAATGGAACGAAGAATCGTAGCACAATTGTTATCGTGTTTAGATG aactaAGCACAAAAGATAATGGAGATAGAGTATTAGTTATAGGAGCAACAAATCGGCCAGATTCGTTAGATCCTGCGTTAAGAAGAGCAGGACGTTTCGATCGTGAAGTTTGTCTTGGTATACCGGATAAAGATGCAAGAGCAAAGATATTGGCAGTACATACAGAAAAAGTAGCTCTGGCTCCTAACATTAGTCTATCGACAATAGCTTCGCTTACACCCGGTTTTGTAGGAGCAGATCTCGTTGCTTTAATTAGAGAAGCTGCCATGGCTGCGGTGGATAG AATCTTTGAAGACTTGAATGAAACGGTACCagctattaatatttctaaatctcCAGAAATAAGTGAAATCGATCCTCAAACTGATAAAGAAGTTCCAGCGTTTGAAAATTCTGGAAATATAGTCGATGATGTTACGACTGTCGAGGCTCCAACGTGTATAGAAGATACCGTGTCGTCTATAAGTAAGACTCAATCAGAAAATTCCAATGTAGGATTAGAAATGGATGTAATCCAAGAACCATCAAAGTCTCCAGAATTATCGAGTTTACTTACCTGGTTACGAAACGAACCTCCtctttcgaaggaaaaattaGGAACTCTTTGCATTGAAGATAGTGATTTTGAAGTGGCACTTCGGGTGGTTCAACCTTCTgcgaagagagaaggatttGTTACTGTACCTGATGTCACATGGGATGATATCGGTTCATTACAAGATATTAGACAAGAATTACAAATGGCTattctt gctcCTATAAGACATGCCGAACAATTTGCAGCATTGGGTTTGAGTGCTGCTACGGGTGTATTATTGTGTGGTCCTCCGGGTTGTGGTAAAACATTATTAGCCAAGGCTATCGCAAATGAAGCCggtattaatttcatttccgTAAAAGGACCTGAACTTCTCAATATG TATGTTGGTGAAAGTGAGAAAGCTGTACGTCAATGTTTTATGAGAGCAAGAAATTCTGCTCCTTGTGTTATATTTTTCGACGAATTGGATGCATTGTGCCCTAAGAGGACAGAAGGCGACAATTCAGCCACGTCACGTGTTGTAAATCAGATGCTTACAGAAATGGATGGAGTTGAAAGTAGACAAGGAGTATTCTTAATGGCTGCTAGCAATCGTCCAGATATTATCGATCCTGCCGTATTAAGACCTGGAAGAttggataaaattttatacgtaGGATTACCAACTGCTGCAGATCGTGTTGATATTTTAAGAGCACTAACAAAG AATGGTACAAAACCAAAATTAGCTGCAGATATTAATTTGGGTGAAGTAGGATATAACGAAAAATGTGATGGTTACACTGGAGCCGATTTGGCATCTTTGATCAGAGAAGCTGGAATAGAAgcattaaaagaattaatgataCAGTATCACACACATCCAGAAATCTGTATGCGACATATCGCTAATGCGTTTGAAAAAGTGCGGCCGTCGGTTCATGAAAAA GAGATCAAACActatgaaaaattaagaaagcAATATTCAGTTAAAAAAGATCCTGAAGTAACACCTATGGATACACCGTTAGAAGCACCAATAGTGGATGTAGTTATGGAACCAATGGAAACATGA
- the LOC124954975 gene encoding nuclear valosin-containing protein-like isoform X3, whose protein sequence is MQKVGKLNSSIDIIPLQGSSGDYKSKNMDNKHKIENSHRFFKDQLLISRVQTYMHENENRVYIDVNEMADTLQRKYRDYRGKKRSAFRALVRKAYDELTEMFAKKSSRDWYAYEEDDDDDEVDVEKSKGKQNGNSSDKELIDISSDDDVEKCDPKSDVKVEDSTVANKNLQENTNSQPVVQKSSDSKEERQLVQMSKNEVSIPKTQAETTTRKRQRDKENDSGQLPVTKRVKTIPITEPKVTFADVGGNDKVLKTVCKLLAHIKHPEIFKQLGISPLRGFLLHGPPGCGKTLLAHAIAGELAVPLLKVAAPELVAGVSGESEARIRELFDQGVAIAPCVLFLDEIDAVAPHRATAQREMERRIVAQLLSCLDELSTKDNGDRVLVIGATNRPDSLDPALRRAGRFDREVCLGIPDKDARAKILAVHTEKVALAPNISLSTIASLTPGFVGADLVALIREAAMAAVDRIFEDLNETVPAINISKSPEISEIDPQTDKEVPAFENSGNIVDDVTTVEAPTCIEDTVSSISKTQSENSNVGLEMDVIQEPSKSPELSSLLTWLRNEPPLSKEKLGTLCIEDSDFEVALRVVQPSAKREGFVTVPDVTWDDIGSLQDIRQELQMAILAPIRHAEQFAALGLSAATGVLLCGPPGCGKTLLAKAIANEAGINFISVKGPELLNMYVGESEKAVRQCFMRARNSAPCVIFFDELDALCPKRTEGDNSATSRVVNQMLTEMDGVESRQGVFLMAASNRPDIIDPAVLRPGRLDKILYVGLPTAADRVDILRALTKNGTKPKLAADINLGEVGYNEKCDGYTGADLASLIREAGIEALKELMIQYHTHPEICMRHIANAFEKVRPSVHEKEIKHYEKLRKQYSVKKDPEVTPMDTPLEAPIVDVVMEPMET, encoded by the exons ATGCAAAAGGttggaaaattaaattcatcgatTGATATCATTCCCTTACAAGGATCTAGTGGtgattataaatcaaaaaatatggACAATAAacacaaaatagaaaattctcaccgatttttcaaagatcaattattaatatctcgtGTTCAAACg TATATGCATGAAAATGAAAACAGAGTATATATTGATGTAAATGAAATGGCTGATACCcttcaaagaaaatatcgtgACTATCGTGGAAAAAAGCGTAGCGCATTTAGAGCACTTGTACGTAAAGCATACGACGAACTTACTGAGATGTTTGCCAAAAAGTCTTCACGTGATTGGTATGCTTATGAGgaggatgacgatgatgatgaagtTGATGTTGAG AAATCAAAGGGCAAGCAGAATGGAAATTCCAGTGACAAAGAACTTATAGATATTAGCAGTGATGATGACGTTGAAAAGTGTGATCCAAAGTCTGACGTAAAGGTGGAAGATTCTACAgttgcaaataaaaatttacaagaaaatacaaattctCAGCCAGTTGTACAAAAGTCCTCCGATTCTAAGGAGGAAAGACAATTGGTCCAAATG TCAAAGAATGAGGTTTCTATTCCTAAAACACAAGCAGAAACGACAACTaggaaaagacaaagagataaagaaaatgacagCGGACAATTACCAGTAACAAAAAGGGTAAAAACAATACCAATTACCGAACCAAAAGTAACATTCGCGGATGTCGGGGGAAATGATAAGGTTTTGAAAACAGTATGCAAATTATTAGCACACATAAAACATCCAGAGATATTTAAACAACTTGGCATATCTCCGTTAAGAGGATTTTTACTTCATGGTCCACCTGGTTGTGGAAAGACTTTACTGGCTCACGCTATTGCTGGA GAATTAGCAGTGCCTCTATTAAAAGTAGCAGCACCTGAACTGGTGGCTGGAGTATCGGGTGAAAGTGAAGCACGTATTAGAGAATTATTTGATCAAGGAGTTGCTATTGCACCGTGCGTACTTTTCCTGGATGAAATCGATGCTGTTGCGCCGCACAGAGCTACGGCTCAAAGAGAAATGGAACGAAGAATCGTAGCACAATTGTTATCGTGTTTAGATG aactaAGCACAAAAGATAATGGAGATAGAGTATTAGTTATAGGAGCAACAAATCGGCCAGATTCGTTAGATCCTGCGTTAAGAAGAGCAGGACGTTTCGATCGTGAAGTTTGTCTTGGTATACCGGATAAAGATGCAAGAGCAAAGATATTGGCAGTACATACAGAAAAAGTAGCTCTGGCTCCTAACATTAGTCTATCGACAATAGCTTCGCTTACACCCGGTTTTGTAGGAGCAGATCTCGTTGCTTTAATTAGAGAAGCTGCCATGGCTGCGGTGGATAG AATCTTTGAAGACTTGAATGAAACGGTACCagctattaatatttctaaatctcCAGAAATAAGTGAAATCGATCCTCAAACTGATAAAGAAGTTCCAGCGTTTGAAAATTCTGGAAATATAGTCGATGATGTTACGACTGTCGAGGCTCCAACGTGTATAGAAGATACCGTGTCGTCTATAAGTAAGACTCAATCAGAAAATTCCAATGTAGGATTAGAAATGGATGTAATCCAAGAACCATCAAAGTCTCCAGAATTATCGAGTTTACTTACCTGGTTACGAAACGAACCTCCtctttcgaaggaaaaattaGGAACTCTTTGCATTGAAGATAGTGATTTTGAAGTGGCACTTCGGGTGGTTCAACCTTCTgcgaagagagaaggatttGTTACTGTACCTGATGTCACATGGGATGATATCGGTTCATTACAAGATATTAGACAAGAATTACAAATGGCTattctt gctcCTATAAGACATGCCGAACAATTTGCAGCATTGGGTTTGAGTGCTGCTACGGGTGTATTATTGTGTGGTCCTCCGGGTTGTGGTAAAACATTATTAGCCAAGGCTATCGCAAATGAAGCCggtattaatttcatttccgTAAAAGGACCTGAACTTCTCAATATG TATGTTGGTGAAAGTGAGAAAGCTGTACGTCAATGTTTTATGAGAGCAAGAAATTCTGCTCCTTGTGTTATATTTTTCGACGAATTGGATGCATTGTGCCCTAAGAGGACAGAAGGCGACAATTCAGCCACGTCACGTGTTGTAAATCAGATGCTTACAGAAATGGATGGAGTTGAAAGTAGACAAGGAGTATTCTTAATGGCTGCTAGCAATCGTCCAGATATTATCGATCCTGCCGTATTAAGACCTGGAAGAttggataaaattttatacgtaGGATTACCAACTGCTGCAGATCGTGTTGATATTTTAAGAGCACTAACAAAG AATGGTACAAAACCAAAATTAGCTGCAGATATTAATTTGGGTGAAGTAGGATATAACGAAAAATGTGATGGTTACACTGGAGCCGATTTGGCATCTTTGATCAGAGAAGCTGGAATAGAAgcattaaaagaattaatgataCAGTATCACACACATCCAGAAATCTGTATGCGACATATCGCTAATGCGTTTGAAAAAGTGCGGCCGTCGGTTCATGAAAAA GAGATCAAACActatgaaaaattaagaaagcAATATTCAGTTAAAAAAGATCCTGAAGTAACACCTATGGATACACCGTTAGAAGCACCAATAGTGGATGTAGTTATGGAACCAATGGAAACATGA
- the LOC124954975 gene encoding nuclear valosin-containing protein-like isoform X2, which yields MQKVGKLNSSIDIIPLQGSSGDYKSKNMDNKHKIENSHRFFKDQLLISRVQTYMHENENRVYIDVNEMADTLQRKYRDYRGKKRSAFRALVRKAYDELTEMFAKKSSRDWYAYEEDDDDDEVDVESDPQPAILGDVLLKMFKKSKGKQNGNSSDKELIDISSDDDVEKCDPKSDVKVEDSTVANKNLQENTNSQPVVQKSSDSKEERQLVQMSKNEVSIPKTQAETTTRKRQRDKENDSGQLPVTKRVKTIPITEPKVTFADVGGNDKVLKTVCKLLAHIKHPEIFKQLGISPLRGFLLHGPPGCGKTLLAHAIAGELAVPLLKVAAPELVAGVSGESEARIRELFDQGVAIAPCVLFLDEIDAVAPHRATAQREMERRIVAQLLSCLDVIGATNRPDSLDPALRRAGRFDREVCLGIPDKDARAKILAVHTEKVALAPNISLSTIASLTPGFVGADLVALIREAAMAAVDRIFEDLNETVPAINISKSPEISEIDPQTDKEVPAFENSGNIVDDVTTVEAPTCIEDTVSSISKTQSENSNVGLEMDVIQEPSKSPELSSLLTWLRNEPPLSKEKLGTLCIEDSDFEVALRVVQPSAKREGFVTVPDVTWDDIGSLQDIRQELQMAILAPIRHAEQFAALGLSAATGVLLCGPPGCGKTLLAKAIANEAGINFISVKGPELLNMYVGESEKAVRQCFMRARNSAPCVIFFDELDALCPKRTEGDNSATSRVVNQMLTEMDGVESRQGVFLMAASNRPDIIDPAVLRPGRLDKILYVGLPTAADRVDILRALTKNGTKPKLAADINLGEVGYNEKCDGYTGADLASLIREAGIEALKELMIQYHTHPEICMRHIANAFEKVRPSVHEKEIKHYEKLRKQYSVKKDPEVTPMDTPLEAPIVDVVMEPMET from the exons ATGCAAAAGGttggaaaattaaattcatcgatTGATATCATTCCCTTACAAGGATCTAGTGGtgattataaatcaaaaaatatggACAATAAacacaaaatagaaaattctcaccgatttttcaaagatcaattattaatatctcgtGTTCAAACg TATATGCATGAAAATGAAAACAGAGTATATATTGATGTAAATGAAATGGCTGATACCcttcaaagaaaatatcgtgACTATCGTGGAAAAAAGCGTAGCGCATTTAGAGCACTTGTACGTAAAGCATACGACGAACTTACTGAGATGTTTGCCAAAAAGTCTTCACGTGATTGGTATGCTTATGAGgaggatgacgatgatgatgaagtTGATGTTGAG TCAGATCCACAACCTGCAATATTAGgagatgtattattaaaaatgttcaagAAATCAAAGGGCAAGCAGAATGGAAATTCCAGTGACAAAGAACTTATAGATATTAGCAGTGATGATGACGTTGAAAAGTGTGATCCAAAGTCTGACGTAAAGGTGGAAGATTCTACAgttgcaaataaaaatttacaagaaaatacaaattctCAGCCAGTTGTACAAAAGTCCTCCGATTCTAAGGAGGAAAGACAATTGGTCCAAATG TCAAAGAATGAGGTTTCTATTCCTAAAACACAAGCAGAAACGACAACTaggaaaagacaaagagataaagaaaatgacagCGGACAATTACCAGTAACAAAAAGGGTAAAAACAATACCAATTACCGAACCAAAAGTAACATTCGCGGATGTCGGGGGAAATGATAAGGTTTTGAAAACAGTATGCAAATTATTAGCACACATAAAACATCCAGAGATATTTAAACAACTTGGCATATCTCCGTTAAGAGGATTTTTACTTCATGGTCCACCTGGTTGTGGAAAGACTTTACTGGCTCACGCTATTGCTGGA GAATTAGCAGTGCCTCTATTAAAAGTAGCAGCACCTGAACTGGTGGCTGGAGTATCGGGTGAAAGTGAAGCACGTATTAGAGAATTATTTGATCAAGGAGTTGCTATTGCACCGTGCGTACTTTTCCTGGATGAAATCGATGCTGTTGCGCCGCACAGAGCTACGGCTCAAAGAGAAATGGAACGAAGAATCGTAGCACAATTGTTATCGTGTTTAGATG TTATAGGAGCAACAAATCGGCCAGATTCGTTAGATCCTGCGTTAAGAAGAGCAGGACGTTTCGATCGTGAAGTTTGTCTTGGTATACCGGATAAAGATGCAAGAGCAAAGATATTGGCAGTACATACAGAAAAAGTAGCTCTGGCTCCTAACATTAGTCTATCGACAATAGCTTCGCTTACACCCGGTTTTGTAGGAGCAGATCTCGTTGCTTTAATTAGAGAAGCTGCCATGGCTGCGGTGGATAG AATCTTTGAAGACTTGAATGAAACGGTACCagctattaatatttctaaatctcCAGAAATAAGTGAAATCGATCCTCAAACTGATAAAGAAGTTCCAGCGTTTGAAAATTCTGGAAATATAGTCGATGATGTTACGACTGTCGAGGCTCCAACGTGTATAGAAGATACCGTGTCGTCTATAAGTAAGACTCAATCAGAAAATTCCAATGTAGGATTAGAAATGGATGTAATCCAAGAACCATCAAAGTCTCCAGAATTATCGAGTTTACTTACCTGGTTACGAAACGAACCTCCtctttcgaaggaaaaattaGGAACTCTTTGCATTGAAGATAGTGATTTTGAAGTGGCACTTCGGGTGGTTCAACCTTCTgcgaagagagaaggatttGTTACTGTACCTGATGTCACATGGGATGATATCGGTTCATTACAAGATATTAGACAAGAATTACAAATGGCTattctt gctcCTATAAGACATGCCGAACAATTTGCAGCATTGGGTTTGAGTGCTGCTACGGGTGTATTATTGTGTGGTCCTCCGGGTTGTGGTAAAACATTATTAGCCAAGGCTATCGCAAATGAAGCCggtattaatttcatttccgTAAAAGGACCTGAACTTCTCAATATG TATGTTGGTGAAAGTGAGAAAGCTGTACGTCAATGTTTTATGAGAGCAAGAAATTCTGCTCCTTGTGTTATATTTTTCGACGAATTGGATGCATTGTGCCCTAAGAGGACAGAAGGCGACAATTCAGCCACGTCACGTGTTGTAAATCAGATGCTTACAGAAATGGATGGAGTTGAAAGTAGACAAGGAGTATTCTTAATGGCTGCTAGCAATCGTCCAGATATTATCGATCCTGCCGTATTAAGACCTGGAAGAttggataaaattttatacgtaGGATTACCAACTGCTGCAGATCGTGTTGATATTTTAAGAGCACTAACAAAG AATGGTACAAAACCAAAATTAGCTGCAGATATTAATTTGGGTGAAGTAGGATATAACGAAAAATGTGATGGTTACACTGGAGCCGATTTGGCATCTTTGATCAGAGAAGCTGGAATAGAAgcattaaaagaattaatgataCAGTATCACACACATCCAGAAATCTGTATGCGACATATCGCTAATGCGTTTGAAAAAGTGCGGCCGTCGGTTCATGAAAAA GAGATCAAACActatgaaaaattaagaaagcAATATTCAGTTAAAAAAGATCCTGAAGTAACACCTATGGATACACCGTTAGAAGCACCAATAGTGGATGTAGTTATGGAACCAATGGAAACATGA